A section of the Streptococcus oriscaviae genome encodes:
- a CDS encoding DpnI domain-containing protein produces MKLEFNTHLIGNYKSKSQIARVLTENWVEDNGYCPSCGCKPLLSFANNQPVADFFCQVCKEEYELKSKKGKLSTTINDGAYSTMLERISAENNPNFFFLTYTATYQVQNFLVLPKHFVTPDIIIKRKPLAPTARRAGWVGCTIDLSKVSSKGKVFLIRDGQCREPEHVARDFNQTLFLRDKTPETKGWLLTTLNCLDKIPEKEFHLEALYAFEPVLRSRYPNNHHIKDKLRQQLQILRDKGFIEFLGRGWYRKL; encoded by the coding sequence ATGAAACTCGAATTTAATACCCATCTAATCGGTAACTATAAAAGCAAATCTCAGATTGCAAGAGTCTTGACGGAAAACTGGGTGGAAGACAACGGTTATTGCCCAAGCTGTGGTTGCAAACCACTTCTCTCCTTTGCAAATAACCAGCCCGTCGCAGATTTTTTCTGTCAGGTATGTAAAGAAGAGTATGAATTAAAAAGTAAAAAAGGAAAACTCTCTACCACCATCAATGATGGCGCTTATTCAACCATGTTAGAGAGAATTTCAGCAGAAAATAATCCAAACTTCTTCTTTTTGACCTATACAGCCACCTACCAAGTTCAAAATTTTCTAGTTTTGCCGAAACATTTTGTGACACCCGACATCATCATCAAACGAAAGCCCTTGGCTCCTACAGCAAGACGCGCTGGTTGGGTTGGGTGTACGATTGATTTATCCAAGGTTTCCTCAAAAGGCAAAGTTTTTCTTATTAGAGATGGACAGTGTAGAGAACCAGAGCATGTAGCAAGAGACTTTAATCAAACTCTTTTCTTACGAGATAAAACACCAGAAACCAAGGGATGGCTTCTCACAACATTGAATTGTTTGGATAAGATTCCTGAGAAAGAGTTTCATTTAGAAGCCCTCTACGCTTTTGAGCCCGTGTTGAGAAGTCGTTATCCGAATAACCATCACATCAAGGATAAACTTCGTCAACAGCTGCAAATCTTACGAGACAAGGGGTTCATTGAATTTTTAGGCAGAGG